The genomic interval GGTGACCCAGCCCGACATCACCGACGCCGCACGCGACGCGCTGCACTCCGTGGCCGACAAGGGCGAGCAGGCCGGCCTCGCGGTCAGCCTGGGCGGCAACGCCGTACAGGAGAAGGCGGGCAGCAGCAGTACCGAGCTGATCGGTCTGCTGATCGCGGCCGTGGCGCTCGTCATCACGTTCGGGTCGATGCTCGCGGCCGGGCTGCCGCTGCTGACGGCGATCTTCGGGGTCGGGACGGCGGTCGCCGCCATCACGGTCGCGAGCGCGTTCTTCGACCTCAGCTCAAGCGCCTCGACGCTGGCGCTGATGCTGGGTCTGGCGGTGGCCATCGACTACGCCCTGTTCATCGTCTCCCGGTACCGCAACGAGATCCGCGACGGCCACGAACCGGAGGAGGCCGCGGGCCGCGCCCTGGGCACCGCCGGTTCCGCGGTGGTCTTCGCCGGTCTCACCGTCGTCATCGCCCTGGCCGGCCTGAGCATCATCGGCATCAGCATGCTGACCACGATGGGCCTGGGCGCCGCCTTCGCGGTCGTCGTCGCCGTACTGATCGCACTGACCCTGCTGCCCGCGGTGCTGGGCTTCGCCGGGATGCGGATCATGGGCAGCCGGTTCACCAGCCGCCGGATGCGCGCCCTCCAAGAAGGCGGCAAGGGCGAGGCGGCGGGCGTGCGCTGGGCCCGGTTCGTGACCCGCAACCCGCTGAAGATGCTGGTCGTCTCCGTCGTCGGACTCGGCATCCTCGCCATCCCCGCCCTGTCGATGCGCCTGGCCCTGCCCGACGACAGCACGTCCGCGCCCGGCACCAGCGAGCGCATCGCCTACGACACGATCTCCAAGGGCTTCGGCGACGGCTACAACGGCCCGCTGACCGTGGTCGTCGACGGCCAGAACAGCAGCGACGCCAAGACCGCCGCACAGGACGCGGTCGCCCAGCTCGGCAAGCTGTCCGACGTCGCCGCCGTGCGCCCCGCGGTGTTCAACCAGAGCGGCGACGTCGCGCTGATCTCCGTCGTACCGAAGAGCTCGCCCAGCAGCGCGGCCACCGTCGACCTGGTCTCCGAGATCCGCGACCGGGGCCCCGCCCTCAAGGACGACACCGGCGCCGAGCTGCTGGTCACCGGCACCACCGCGCTGAACATCGACGCGTCCAACAAGCTCAGCGGCGCCCTGATCCCCTACCTGGGTGTGGTCGTCGGCCTGGCCCTGATCCTGCTGCTCCTCGTCTTCCGCTCGATCCTGGTCCCGCTCAAGGCGGCCCTCGGCTTCCTGCTCAGCGTGCTGGCCACACTCGGTGTGGTGGTCGCGGTGTTCCAGTGGGGCTGGCTGGCGGACCTGTTCGGCGTCAACCAGACCTCGCCGATCGTGAGCGTCCTGCCGATCTTCATGATCGGCGTGGTGTTCGGGCTCGCCATGGACTACGAGGTGTTCCTGGTGACCCGGATGCGTGAGGCGTACGTCCACGGGGCCGAGCCCACGGAGGCGGTGATCGCGGGCTTCCGGCACAGCGCCCGGGTGGTCACGGCCGCCGCGGTCATCATGATCTCCGTGTTCGCCGGGTTCCTGCTCGACGACGTCGCGCTGATCAAGTCGATCGGCCTGGGCCTCGCCGCCGCCGTCCTCTTCGACGCCTTCGTGGTCCGCATGACGCTCGTGCCCGCGATCATGACCCTGCTCGGCCGGCGCGCCTGGGCGCTGCCCGGCTGGCTCGACCGGAAGCTGCCCAACGTGGACGTCGAGGGCGAACAACTGCGCCACCTGCTGGCCGAGACCCCGGACGACGGCTCCACCGGCCCGGACAGGGCGCCCGTGTCGCCCGTCAGCACCGGCAAGAGCTGAGGGAGCGGCCGTACGATCCACACCAGAACGCCTGTTACGGACGTACGGCTGCCGCCCCTGTCGACCACACCGCCCCCGCCCGCCGGTCCCCTTCCCCCCGGGACCGGCGGGCGGCCCGCCTGCACCATGGAGGGTGTATCCCGTGACCGCACCGCCGACGACGGACCGGCTTCTCAAGCCCGAGAACCTGATCGGACGGACCAGGCTGGGCGATTCCGAGTACCGGTCGGTCGTCCGGCTGCTCACCTGGCTGGGGCGGGTGCGGGCAGCCGACGTGGCCCATCCGCGGGTCAGGCTGTGGGGGGTGCCCGCCTTCTACGCCCTCGGCGGCATTCCGGCCCTGGTGCGGGCGGCCCAGGACTCCGGCCCCTCCTTCGTACTGGTGCTCGCGATCACGGCGGGGTACACCGTGCCGTTGCTGTGGCGGAGGCAGCGGCCACTGCCGGTCTTCGTCCTCCTGGTCGTCCTGTCCGAGCTGTCCCTGTTCCTGGAGGTGGACTCGGGGTCGAGCGCCACGCAACTGGTGGCGCTGCTCAACCTGGGGCGGTTCGGATCTCCCGGCCAGCTGGCCCTCAGCGTCACGTACGGTCTCGTGCAGACTTTCGTGTCGATCATCTTCTTCAACAGCCTCAAGGGGTCGGACCAAGGGGCCAGTACCCCGGTGCTGGCGTTCCTCGCCGTGGTCGCCATCCTGTCGATGGCCGCGCTGGGGCTGGCCGCGAAACTGGTGAACGCCTACATCGAGGCCCTCCAGGAACACGCCGTACGTCTGGAGAGGGAGCGCGACCAGCGCGCCCTGCTCGCCGCGGCGACCGAACGCGCCCGCGTGGCACGGGAGATGCACGACATCCTCGGTCACACCCTCGCCGTGATCGTCGGCCTCGCGGGCGGCGCGGCAGGGCTCGCCGAAGCGAAACCGAAGCGGGGTGCGGACACGCTGCGGATCATCGCCGACAGCGGGCGCGGCGCCCTGGCCGAACTGCGCAGGCTGCTCGCCGTCATCCACGACGACGAACCCGACGACACCCCGCTCGCGCCCCAGCCCGGACTGGCCGATCTGGACGCCCTGATGGAACGGGTGCGGGCCGCGGGCCCCGCCGCCACCCTCCGCCTCAAGGGCGAACTCACCGGTCTCGCCCAGGGACTTCAGCTCGCCGTCTACCGCATCGTGCAGGAAGCCCTCACCAACACGCTCAAGCACACGGCACCGAACACGACGGTCGAGGTCACCGTGACGGCCACCCCGGACGCGGTGATCGTCACCGTCGAGGACACCGGCCCGCACAAGGCGTCCGGCACCGACGAACAGGGCAAGGGCCTGGTCGGCATGCGCGAACGGGCCGCGCTCTACGGCGGACAGGTCGTCGCGGGCCCCAACTCCCGTGGTGGCTGGACCGTCCGCGCCCTCCTGGTCCCCCTCCCCACCGCCCCCGACCTCACGGAGAAGCACCCGGCATGACCACCGTCCTCATCGTCGACGACCAGGCTCTCCAGCGCCTCGGCTTCAGCATGCTCATCGAGCAGTACCCCGACCTGAGCACCGTCGGCGAGGCCACCCACGGCGGCGAGGCGGTCCGGCTGGCGGCCGAACTCCGCCCCGACGTCGTCCTGATGGACGTCCGCATGCCCGGCATGGACGGCATCGAGGCCACCCGCCGCATCGTCCAGTCGGGCGGCCGCTCCCGCGTCCTCGTCCTCACCACCTTCGACCTCGACGAGTACGCGTACGCCGCCCTGCGCGCCGGGGCCAGCGGCTTCCTCCTCAAGGACGCGCTGCCCGAGGAACTCGTCGCCGGCATCCGCGCGGTGGCCGCCGGGGACGCCGTCATCTCCCCCGGCCTGACCCGCAAACTCATCGACGCCTTCGCCGACCGCATGCCCGGCCGCACCGCCGAACAGGACCGCCGCCTGGACGCCCTCACCGACCGCGAACGCGAGGTCCTCACCGTCATGGCGGCCGGCTGGAGCAACACCGAGATCGCCGAACGCCTGTGCCTGGCCGAGTCCACCGTCAAGTCCCACGTCAGCCGCATCCTCGCGAAGATCGGCGCGCGGGACCGGGTACAGGCGGTGATCTTCGCGTACGACGCGGGGTTGGTACGGCCGGCTTGAGGTCTTCCCTCAGGCTGCCGGCACGGTCACGAACTGCCCGAGCAGCGCGGTGAGTTGAGCAGGCTTCTCCACGGGCAGTTCGTGCCCGGCGTCGACGATCCGCACGACCGCGTCCGGGTAGGCGTTGGCCATCCGCAGCATCGGGGAGAGCGGCAACTGGATGTCGTGGTATCCGTGCAGGATGAGCGTCGGCGCACCGATCTCGCCGACGCGGTCCAGCACATCGAAGGCCCGCATCGCGCCGTAGCAGGTCATGACGACCTCGCGGGGTGTGGCGGCGGAGGCGTCGATGTACTCACGGATCTTCTCCTTGGGGTAGCCGGGGGCGAAGGCGCGCTGGATGTTGACGGCGACGAACAACTTGAACGGCAGCAGCGTGGACACCGCCAACAGCAGTCCGCGCGCCCGGCTGTACGTCATCCGGCTGATCGAGTCGACCAGGACCATCCGCTCGACCCGCTCGGGATGATCCAGGACGAGGGTCTGGGCGATCATCCCGCCCATGGAATGCCCGACCGGCACGAACCGGTCGACCTCCAGATGATCCAGCAACGCGACGACATCCGCGGCGAGTTCGCCGACCGTCCGCGCCCCCGCACCGGTGCTCTCCCCATGCCCCCGCAGATCAAGCCGTACGACCCGCCGCCCACCCGCGAAGTGCGCGAACTGGTCGTCCCAGCGATGCCGGTTGGCCGTCCACCCGTGAATGAACACGAGCGGCACACCGCCGGCTCCGTCACGGGGACCCTC from Streptomyces sp. NBC_01288 carries:
- a CDS encoding response regulator transcription factor; this translates as MTTVLIVDDQALQRLGFSMLIEQYPDLSTVGEATHGGEAVRLAAELRPDVVLMDVRMPGMDGIEATRRIVQSGGRSRVLVLTTFDLDEYAYAALRAGASGFLLKDALPEELVAGIRAVAAGDAVISPGLTRKLIDAFADRMPGRTAEQDRRLDALTDREREVLTVMAAGWSNTEIAERLCLAESTVKSHVSRILAKIGARDRVQAVIFAYDAGLVRPA
- a CDS encoding MMPL family transporter; the encoded protein is MATFLYRLGRFSFRRRRLVLMLWIAVLAVVGIGAMNATTSTSDSFSLPGTQSQKAIDLLEKEFPQASASGATARVVFEAPKGHTLASGADRTEVRSLIADLKKAPQVANVSDPYQSGLISKSGTITYAQVTYKVTQPDITDAARDALHSVADKGEQAGLAVSLGGNAVQEKAGSSSTELIGLLIAAVALVITFGSMLAAGLPLLTAIFGVGTAVAAITVASAFFDLSSSASTLALMLGLAVAIDYALFIVSRYRNEIRDGHEPEEAAGRALGTAGSAVVFAGLTVVIALAGLSIIGISMLTTMGLGAAFAVVVAVLIALTLLPAVLGFAGMRIMGSRFTSRRMRALQEGGKGEAAGVRWARFVTRNPLKMLVVSVVGLGILAIPALSMRLALPDDSTSAPGTSERIAYDTISKGFGDGYNGPLTVVVDGQNSSDAKTAAQDAVAQLGKLSDVAAVRPAVFNQSGDVALISVVPKSSPSSAATVDLVSEIRDRGPALKDDTGAELLVTGTTALNIDASNKLSGALIPYLGVVVGLALILLLLVFRSILVPLKAALGFLLSVLATLGVVVAVFQWGWLADLFGVNQTSPIVSVLPIFMIGVVFGLAMDYEVFLVTRMREAYVHGAEPTEAVIAGFRHSARVVTAAAVIMISVFAGFLLDDVALIKSIGLGLAAAVLFDAFVVRMTLVPAIMTLLGRRAWALPGWLDRKLPNVDVEGEQLRHLLAETPDDGSTGPDRAPVSPVSTGKS
- a CDS encoding sensor histidine kinase, with amino-acid sequence MTAPPTTDRLLKPENLIGRTRLGDSEYRSVVRLLTWLGRVRAADVAHPRVRLWGVPAFYALGGIPALVRAAQDSGPSFVLVLAITAGYTVPLLWRRQRPLPVFVLLVVLSELSLFLEVDSGSSATQLVALLNLGRFGSPGQLALSVTYGLVQTFVSIIFFNSLKGSDQGASTPVLAFLAVVAILSMAALGLAAKLVNAYIEALQEHAVRLERERDQRALLAAATERARVAREMHDILGHTLAVIVGLAGGAAGLAEAKPKRGADTLRIIADSGRGALAELRRLLAVIHDDEPDDTPLAPQPGLADLDALMERVRAAGPAATLRLKGELTGLAQGLQLAVYRIVQEALTNTLKHTAPNTTVEVTVTATPDAVIVTVEDTGPHKASGTDEQGKGLVGMRERAALYGGQVVAGPNSRGGWTVRALLVPLPTAPDLTEKHPA
- a CDS encoding alpha/beta fold hydrolase is translated as MPKLEVNGAVLVYDDEGPRDGAGGVPLVFIHGWTANRHRWDDQFAHFAGGRRVVRLDLRGHGESTGAGARTVGELAADVVALLDHLEVDRFVPVGHSMGGMIAQTLVLDHPERVERMVLVDSISRMTYSRARGLLLAVSTLLPFKLFVAVNIQRAFAPGYPKEKIREYIDASAATPREVVMTCYGAMRAFDVLDRVGEIGAPTLILHGYHDIQLPLSPMLRMANAYPDAVVRIVDAGHELPVEKPAQLTALLGQFVTVPAA